A window of Salvia splendens isolate huo1 unplaced genomic scaffold, SspV2 ctg391, whole genome shotgun sequence contains these coding sequences:
- the LOC121790028 gene encoding dual-specificity RNA methyltransferase RlmN-like yields MAFKWKSVFDVAAIKSDFEVAGLNPNFIPQIWKHVLKNPDCRWDDIPSLPSAAYHLLDSKFKPSTSTVHAAIDSSDLVTTKLLIKLQNGEFVEAVIMRYDTRLGKYDGKPRLGGPRSTLCVSSQVGCKMGCNFCATGSMGFKSNLTSGEILEQLVHASRISAIRNVVFMGMGEPLNNYSAVVDAIRAMTAFPFQLSPKKITLSTVGIIHGINKLQKDMPNLNLAVSLHAPVQEIRCQIMPAARAFPLERLMNALREYQTSSQQKILIEYIMLDAVNDEEQHAHQLGKLLETLQSVVNLIPFNPIGSLSCYSTSDDHKVVKFQKILRGTYNIRTTIRKQMGQDISGACGQLVIKKPDILTDIEDLRI; encoded by the exons ATGGCGTTCAAATGGAAATCGGTGTTCGACGTTGCCGCCATTAAATCCGATTTCGAGGTAGCCGGTTTAAACCCTAACTTCATTCCCCAAATCTGGAAACACGTCTTGAAAAATCCTGATTGCCGATGGGATGATATCCCTTCTCTGCCCTCCGCGGCTTACCATCTCCTCGATTCCAAGTTCAAACCCTCCACTTCTACTGTCCATGCCGCCATAGATTCTTCCGACCTCGTCACCACTAAGCTCCTCATCAAATTGCAG AATGGAGAATTTGTAGAGGCTGTGATAATGAGATATGATACTCGACTGGGTAAATATGATGGGAAACCTCGTCTTGGTGGTCCTAGGTCAACCTTGTGTGTATCCTCTCAG GTCGGGTGCAAGATGGGTTGCAATTTTTGCGCAACAGGAAGCATGGGATTTAAGAGCAATCTGACGTCGGGGGAAATTCTGGAACAGTTAGTTCATGCATCTCGCATATCAGCTATACGCAACGTTGTCTTTATG GGAATGGGAGAACCTCTAAATAACTACTCGGCAGTAGTGGATGCTATCAGAGCCATGACAGCTTTTCCTTTCCAGCTGTCTCCCAAGAAAATTACTCTCTCAACG GTTGGCATAATACATGGTATTAACAAGCTGCAGAAAGACATGCCAAACTTGAATCTAGCAGTCTCACTGCATGCACCAGTTCAAGAGATCCGCTGTCAGATTATGCCTGCTGCTAGGGCTTTCCCTCTGGAAAGATTAATGAATGCACTACGAGAATATCAGACTAGCAG TCAGCAAAAGATATTGATCGAGTACATAATGCTCGACGCTGTCAATGATGAGGAGCAGCACGCTCACCAGCTTGGCAAACTGCTTGAGACATTGCAATCG GTTGTAAACTTGATACCTTTTAATCCGATCGGTTCTTTAAGCTGTTATAGTACCAGTGATGATCATAAagttgtcaaatttcaaaaaatactTAGAGGCACTTACAACATCCGTACAACAATTCGTAAGCAAATGGGCCAAGACATAAGTGGAGCATGCGGCCAGCTTGTAATAAAAAAGCCAGATATCTTAACAGACATTGAAGATCTCCGTATTTGA